In one Cydia strobilella chromosome 25, ilCydStro3.1, whole genome shotgun sequence genomic region, the following are encoded:
- the LOC134752565 gene encoding translation machinery-associated protein 7 homolog, which yields MSGREGGKKKPLKAPKKESKEMDEDDLAHKAKLKEQQKALADAKAKATQKGPLAQGGIKKSGKK from the exons ATGTCTGGCCGTGAAGGTGGTAAGAAGAAGCCGCTGAAGGCGCCCAAGAAGGAGTCCAAAGAGATGGACGAGGATGACCTAGCCCACAAGGCCAAGCTTAAGGAGCAGCAGAAGGCTCTGGCA GATGCGAAAGCAAAGGCAACCCAAAAAGGTCCCCTCGCACAAGGTGGAATAAAGAAATCTGGCAAAAAGTGA